The genomic region GTTTGTAAAGCGGGCACTTGAGCATGCCCTCGATCTCTTTAAGAACACCGAGCGTATAAAAACCCTTTGCGCCCCCACCGTCTAGCGCCAGAATTCGACAAAGGCCGTCTTGCTCATATTCAGCAGTGAGTGTTGAAGGCGTTGCAGCTAATACATTCATATGCGCCGTCCTAATAAAGGAATCAAAGAAAATTGATGGGGTTCATTTACATGGGGACGGACTGAGCTGTCCCATTTCATTC from candidate division WOR-3 bacterium harbors:
- a CDS encoding patatin-like phospholipase family protein; amino-acid sequence: MNVLAATPSTLTAEYEQDGLCRILALDGGGAKGFYTLGVLKEIEGMLKCPLYKRFDLVFGTSTGAIIASLIALGYEVDQIHELYKKHVPTV